A single Triticum dicoccoides isolate Atlit2015 ecotype Zavitan chromosome 2A, WEW_v2.0, whole genome shotgun sequence DNA region contains:
- the LOC119357599 gene encoding probable calcium-binding protein CML24 produces the protein MDFPAEKKEGTKPSQPSASAGDTTRPRSSFHPPSYKAARVSARSSSPHRPKISKAMAGEHQQSQGAAKALSKGSPSPSFRLRNGSLNAVRLRRVFDMFDRNGDGEITVDELAQALDALGLEADRASLAATVGAHVPPGASGLRFEDFEGLHRALGDALFGALADDAEEGGAGGQDEEEMREAFKVFDVDGDGFISASELQEVLKKLGMPEASSLANVREMICNVDRDSDGRVDFGEFKIMMQGINV, from the coding sequence ATGGATTTCCCGGCAGAGAAAAAGGAAGGAACGAAGCCAAGCCAGCCCTCCGCCTCCGCCGGGGACACGACGCGGCCCCGCTCCTCCTTCCACCCCCCGTCCTATAAAGCTGCGAGAGTCTCGGCGCGGTCCTCCTCCCCACACCGTCCGAAAATAAGCAAGGCAATGGCCGGCGAGCATCAGCAGAGCCAGGGCGCGGCCAAGGCCCTGTCCAAgggctcgccgtcgccgtcgttccGCCTGCGCAACGGCAGCCTGAACGCGGTGCGGCTGCGGCGCGTCTTCGACATGTTCGACCGCAACGGCGACGGCGAGATCACGGTGGACGAGCTGGCGCAGGCGCTGGACGCGCTCGGGCTGGAGGCGGACCGCGCCAGCCTGGCCGCCACCGTCGGCGCGCACGTGCCGCCCGGCGCCTCCGGGCTCCGCTTCGAGGACTTCGagggcctccaccgcgcgctcggcGACGCGCTCTTCGGCGCcctcgccgacgacgccgaggagggcggcgccggcgggcagGACGAGGAGGAGATGCGGGAGGCCTTCAAGGTGTTCGACGTCGACGGCGACGGCTTCATCTCGGCGTCGGAGCTGCAGGAGGTGCTCAAGAAGCTGGGCATGCCCGAGGCCAGCAGCCTGGCCAACGTCCGGGAGATGATCTGCAACGTCGACCGCGACAGCGACGGCCGCGTCGACTTCGGCGAGTTCAAGATCATGATGCAAGGGATCAACGTCTGA
- the LOC119353263 gene encoding mediator of RNA polymerase II transcription subunit 33A-like, translating to MGAAEAPTLAGAGGELLERRVMAAVKASEARGDPPLLRAVEISRLVAGEPGAGVPSADLAGILVSNLCFAHNSPSLWKLLDQAMSSRLLCPLHVLALLTARVLPQRRAQPEAYRLYLELLKGNVTSSSLSLLAGPNRDKITKSIDAALQLSKTYWVSGTDFGHVVILFVLIVITKLIDSVLEDCGISSGTTLEQESVYPNEGPQPMDMDVKGVSAVKQNEQREQLRRKNTVMALEVLHMMAADRKIQAFLRLICLNMPDKFSALSQRLTLIEAHKMALERLLPTSHKIDDLVMYIWRVSNLDYQPNNKRLVGVLGNLRSSNSMLGQLTGAGRAACWIIFDIYMENAMDGRHLGGISAIEIIKEMSKTAQAINEASWQETFKALWISALRLVQRAREPLEGPIPHLDTRLCMLLALIPLAIAAILKEETDACGAEGNKSLPRRLGLVSSLQDLVQYSGLLVPPSSLVNVANAAASKAAIFRANCKVGGNPGMIGQSDSSTKAVGNMLHLIVEACISRNLIDTTAYLWPGYVVLPGHSKDTSLPQESPWVNFMQGAPLSDPLKNALIATPASSVAELDKLYHIALNGSEQEKSAAAKIVCGASLVRGWNIQEHVVRMVVKLLSPPLPSDSSLQGSMSHYLSQKSTLNAILLGVSYVDAVHIFSLYGMVPDVAAALMPLCEAFGSMPPPSNHRSTIVDETSVYSVFSCAFLCLLRLWKFYKPPQEYCLAGRGGSVRLELTLDYLVLMHNSRIEFPNSSATSTNSGSSTGSFDEVPTQPIYIDSFPKLRAWYIQNQACIASTLSGLGNTNPVHQVANKILSMICRKITKSGVVSGNLSSASSSSVSGSSLSTSDDSYQRPTLPAWEFLEAVPYVLEAVLTACSHGRISSRDMTTSLRDLVDFLPASLAAIVSYFSAEITRGIWKAVPMNGTEWPSPGAALHSIEDEVKEILASAGVQIHSCYPRGVPPMLPLPMAALVSLTITFKLDRSLDYIHGIIGQALENCAGGSSWPSMPIIGALWTQKVRRWHDFIVLSCIRSPFGRDKDAVAQLIQGCFSSFLRSSPSSGSDITASRGVGALMGESITGHQGLHFPMAPGFIYLRTCRTFHDTYFVSEMILRQVIDCSHKLANGWSSNGPPHLKSGRPPLSGAASMASQVAMLGAGLLCVAGGPLLVQVLYEETLPTLLLSAQEQMLEDPGPVASTLQGYAMANMLFFCGSLLWGSEKTSPIMKLSFLSRRPRVVGTHMDFIAGVLDGHILLGCDPGTWKAYVSCFVFLVVKFVPTWLRDIKLDTLKKIAAGLRSWQEHDLALSLLERGGPKAISAVVETLLQ from the exons ATGGGGGCGGCGGAGGCGCCGACCCTGGCCGGGGCCGGGGGCGAGCTGCTGGAGCGGAGGGTGATGGCGGCGGTCAAGGCGTCGGAGGCGCGCGGGGACCCGCCGCTGCTGCGGGCGGTGGAGATCTCCCGCCTCGTCGCCGGGGAGCCGGGGGCCGGggtccccagcgcggacctcgccGGGATCCTCGTCTCCAACCTCTGCTTCGCGCACAACTCGCCCTCGCTCTGGAAGCTGCTCGACCAGGCCATGTCGTCCCGCCTCCTCTGCCCGCTCCACGTCCTCGCGCTCCTCACCGCCAG GGTTCTGCCGCAGCGGCGGGCGCAGCCGGAGGCGTACCGGCTGTACCTGGAGCTGCTGAAGGGCAACGTCACGTCTTCCTCGCTGTCTCTCCTGGCCGGGCCTAATCGTGACAA GATAACGAAATCCATCGACGCTGCTCTGCAACTGTCTAAAACCTACTGGGTTTCTGGAACGGACTTTGGGCATGTTGTCATCCTGTTTGTGTTGATTGTGATCACCAAACTGATCGATTCCGTGCTGGAGGATTGCGGTATTTCATCTGGAACGACTCTGGAGCAGGAGAGTGTATATCCCAATGAAGGGCCACAGCCCATGGACATGGATGTCAAGGGGGTCTCCGCTGTGAAGCAAAATGAGCAGCGTGAACAGCTACGTCGAAAGAACACCGTCATGGCTTTGGAAGTGTTGCATATGATGGCCGCTGATAGGAAGATTCAAGCATTTCTGCGCTTGATATGCCTTAACAT GCCTGACAAATTCAGTGCTCTGAGCCAGAGGCTGACACTGATTGAAGCTCACAAGATGGCACTCGAGAGATTATTGCCTACTAGTCATAAAATTGATGATCTGGTGATGTATATCTGGAGAGTGAGCAATCTAGATTACCAACCAAACAACAAACGGCTTGTGGGTGTTCTTGGTAACTTGAGATCCAGCAATTCCATGCTGGGCCAACTTACAGGAGCTGGGAGAGCTGCCTGTTGGATTATATTTGATATTTACATGGAGAATGCAATGGATGGGAGGCATCTAGGCGGTATATCTGCTATCGAGATTATAAAAG AAATGTCCAAGACAGCCCAAGCAATTAATGAGGCAAGTTGGCAGGAAACTTTTAAAGCTCTTTGGATTTCTGCCCTTCGTCTTGTACAACGG GCTAGAGAACCTCTAGAGGGTCCAATTCCTCATCTAGACACAAGATTATGCATGCTATTAGCTCTTATTCCACTAGCGATTGCTGCAATTCTCAAGGAAGAAACTGATGCATGTGGAGCTGAAGGAAACAAAAGTCTGCCCCGAAGACTAGGACTTGTATCTTCTCTTCAGGATTTGGTGCAATATTCAGGACTTCTTGTACCACCTTCATCGTTGGTGAATGTGGCCAATGCTGCGGCTTCAAAAGCTGCAATATTTAGGGCCAACTGTAAGGTTGGTGGCAACCCTGGCATGATTGGCCAGAGTGACTCTTCGACGAAAGCTG TTGGAAACATGCTACATCTTATAGTTGAAGCCTGTATTTCGAGGAATTTGATCGACACAACTGCTTACTTGTGGCCTGGTTATGTTGTACTACCGGGGCATTCGAAGGATACATCTTTACCCCAGGAATCACCATGGGTAAACTTCATGCAAGGAGCTCCACTATCTGATCCACTGAAAAATGCTCTCATTGCTACTCCTGCTTCAAG TGTTGCGGAACTGGATAAACTGTACCACATCGCATTGAATGGTTCAGAACAAGAAAAGTCAGCTGCAGCTAAAATTGTGTGCGGTGCATCACTTGTGCGTGGGTGGAATATTCAG GAACATGTTGTCCGCATGGTGGTCAAGTTATTGTCGCCTCCTTTGCCCTCAGATTCTTCATTGCAGGGGAGCATGAGCCACTACCTTAGTCAGAAGTCTACCTTAAATGCAATCTTACTTGGTGTCTCATATGTCGATGCTGTCCACATCTTTTCTTTATATGGAATG GTTCCAGATGTTGCCGCAGCTTTAATGCCACTCTGTGAAGCTTTTGGGTCAATGCCACCCCCATCTAACCACAGGTCTACCATTGTTGATGAAACGTCGGTTTACTCGGTCTTCTCTTGTGCATTTCTTTGTCTTCTCCGGTTGTGGAAATTTTACAAACCCCCTCAAGAGTATTGTCTTGCTGGCCGTGGAGGCTCGGTAAGGTTGGAACTTACCCTGGACTATTTGGTGTTAATGCACAATAGCCGTATTGAGTTCCCAAATTCATCTGCTACTAGTACTAACTCTGGCAGCAGTACGGGCTCGTTCGATGAGGTCCCAACCCAACCAATTTATATTGACTCCTTCCCCAAGCTAAGGGCTTGGTACATTCAGAATCAAGCTTGCATAGCCTCTACTCTTTCTGGACTTGGCAATACAAATCCTGTCCATCAAGTTGCAAACAAAATTTTGAGTATGATTTGCCGGAAAATTACTAAAAGCGGGGTAGTATCTGGTAATCTTTCATCTGCTTCCAGTAGCAGTGTCAGTGGTTCCTCTCTAAGTACATCTGACGATTCTTACCAAAGGCCGACACTTCCAGCATGGGAATTTCTAGAAGCAGTTCCTTATGTTCTTGAAGCTGTTCTTACAGCTTGTTCACACGGGAGGATTTCCAGCCGAGACATGACTACCA GTTTAAGGGATCTAGTGGACTTCTTACCAGCTTCTCTTGCTGCAATTGTTAGCTACTTCTCAGCAGAAATTACACGAGGAATATGGAAAGCTGTGCCTATGAACGGAACTGAATGGCCCAGCCCTGGTGCTGCTCTTCACTCCATTGAAGATGAAGTAAAGGAAATCCTTGCATCTGCTGGTGTTCAGATTCACAGCTGCTATCCAC GTGGTGTGCCGCCAATGCTTCCTTTACCAATGGCTGCACTTGTCAGCTTGACAATTACGTTTAAGCTGGATAGGAGTCTCGACTACATTCACGGGATCATTGGTCAGGCACTGGAGAACTGTGCAGGGGGTAGTTCCTGGCCAAGCATGCCCATCATAGGGGCCTTGTGGACACAGAAAGTGCGAAGGTGGCATGATTTTATTGTCCTCTCATGTATTCGGTCTCCGTTTGGCAGAGACAAAGATGCGGTAGCACAGCTCATCCAAGGTTGCTTCTCATCCTTTCTGCGCTCATCCCCATCCAGTGGGTCTGATATTACTGCAAGCCGTGGAGTTGGAGCTTTAATGGGAGAGTCAATCACAGGCCACCAAGGTCTTCATTTTCCCATGGCCCCTGGATTCATCTACCTGAGAACTTGTCGAACATTCCATGATACTTACTTTGTGAGCGAGATGATCCTCAGGCAAGTGATTGATTGTTCCCACAAACTTGCAAATGGATGGTCTTCCAATGGGCCTCCACATTTAAAATCAGGTCGACCGCCACTGTCTGGTGCTGCATCCATGGCTTCTCAGGTTGCCATGCTTGGTGCGGGGCTGCTGTGTGTTGCAGGGGGCCCTCTCCTGGTCCAGGTGCTATATGAGGAGACCTTGCCGACGCTACTGCTATCAGCTCAGGAACAGATGTTGGAAGACCCTGGACCAGTGGCCAGCACACTTCAAGGTTATGCCATGGCCAACATGCTTTTTTTCTGTGGGAGTCTACTCTGGGGCTCAGAAAAGACTTCTCCCATCATGAAACTGTCATTCCTCTCGAGAAGACCGCGAGTGGTGGGCACCCACATGGATTTCATCGCTGGTGTTCTGGATGGGCACATCCTGCTGGGGTGCGACCCAGGCACTTGGAAGGCGTATGTATCGTGCTTTGTATTCCTCGTGGTGAAGTTTGTCCCGACATGGCTACGGGACATAAAACTGGACACGCTGAAGAAGATTGCTGCGGGGCTTCGAAGTTGGCAGGAGCACGATCTTGCCCTATCACTACTCGAGCGAGGAGGACCAAAGGCAATCTCTGCTGTAGTTGAAACCTTGCTACAGTGA